The Nitrososphaerota archaeon genome includes a window with the following:
- a CDS encoding molybdopterin-dependent oxidoreductase has product MATIQTHCPFCSIACGLSISLDLFGRPKQVEPNYNFTHNRGALCPRGLLSLEWMRHQERLKKPLIREKNGFREASWSEALQKIASVFRSLIENYGPTSIAFYASSRLSNETLYLFKKLGYEVIKTPHIDFNDRLGVASARAAYSLSLGSSEPPNPLTDLLATNL; this is encoded by the coding sequence ATGGCTACGATCCAGACGCACTGCCCTTTTTGTAGCATAGCATGTGGCTTAAGCATCAGTTTGGATCTTTTTGGAAGACCTAAGCAGGTTGAGCCTAACTACAACTTCACACATAATAGAGGAGCGCTATGTCCAAGAGGTCTGCTATCACTTGAATGGATGCGTCACCAAGAAAGGCTGAAGAAGCCATTAATTAGGGAAAAGAATGGTTTTAGAGAAGCATCGTGGAGCGAAGCGCTTCAGAAGATAGCGTCTGTCTTCCGCAGCCTCATCGAGAACTATGGACCAACCTCTATCGCGTTCTACGCTTCAAGTCGATTATCAAACGAGACCCTTTACCTCTTCAAAAAACTAGGCTACGAGGTGATTAAAACACCCCACATAGACTTTAACGACAGGCTAGGGGTTGCATCCGCAAGAGCCGCATACAGCCTTAGCCTAGGCTCAAGCGAGCCCCCTAACCCCTTGACAGATCTGCTTGCCACAAATCTG
- a CDS encoding 4Fe-4S dicluster domain-containing protein, which translates to MPEYGILVDFSRCIGCRACEAACKETNKTPEGIDWIKNIRIGPEYGPDGNLTMTMVSLNCMHCGKAPCIEVCPAKAISKRPDGIVLIDSAKCIGCKHCLWVCPFGAPQFNPAEGKMTKCVLCYQRVEQGKLPACVATCHPKALIFGTTEQLSTYVREKAAKRAQRASFYIVGLR; encoded by the coding sequence ATGCCTGAGTATGGGATACTGGTTGATTTCAGCCGATGCATAGGGTGCAGGGCATGCGAAGCCGCATGCAAAGAGACGAACAAAACGCCCGAAGGGATAGACTGGATTAAGAACATTAGAATCGGACCCGAATATGGTCCAGACGGTAATCTGACTATGACGATGGTGTCGCTCAATTGTATGCACTGCGGTAAGGCGCCTTGCATCGAGGTCTGCCCGGCTAAGGCCATATCGAAGAGACCTGATGGCATAGTGCTCATCGACTCTGCAAAGTGCATTGGATGTAAGCATTGCCTATGGGTCTGCCCCTTTGGAGCTCCCCAGTTCAACCCAGCTGAGGGTAAGATGACTAAGTGTGTGCTGTGCTACCAAAGGGTTGAGCAGGGTAAGCTTCCCGCTTGCGTCGCTACCTGCCATCCTAAAGCGCTCATATTCGGAACCACGGAGCAGCTCTCCACTTATGTAAGGGAGAAAGCGGCTAAAAGAGCGCAGAGAGCGTCTTTCTACATCGTTGGTCTCAGGTAA